The following are encoded together in the Cohaesibacter gelatinilyticus genome:
- a CDS encoding amidase yields MTQTWTIASARKALEEGQVSAVDLVSNAFSAIEREEGEGSRTFIRTFKNNAITQAAASDALRKMNVPQGPLAGIPISIKDLFDITGEVTTAGSRVLADTEPASKDAKVIENLRAAGAIFLGHTNMTEFAYSGLGINPHHGTPLNVWDRRIGRVPGGSSSGAAISVAENMAIAALGSDTGGSIRIPAAFNRLYGFKPSLDRHSMDGIFPLSSSLDTIGAIARSMECCRILDHVMAGLPVPEANIRPLAGMRFAILETIALDGLDVEVAGGFVRALEKMSQAGARLERVKIDAINRFSDIAELGSLAGPEAWHLHRDLISSDEADFDPRVASRIKAAQSISAADYIEMLALQRDMQERTHLATRNYDAVLLPSVAVVPPEIKPLLSSDDAYIETNLKVLRNTAIGNVLGVPAASIPVGGEDTAPVGMMVMGEMGQDALVQDIAQSIDMVLNAK; encoded by the coding sequence ATGACCCAGACGTGGACAATTGCGTCAGCTCGAAAAGCCTTGGAAGAGGGTCAGGTAAGCGCCGTCGATCTGGTGAGCAATGCCTTTAGCGCCATCGAACGCGAGGAAGGCGAGGGCAGCCGAACCTTCATACGAACCTTCAAGAATAATGCAATCACGCAAGCAGCGGCCTCTGATGCTTTGCGCAAAATGAATGTGCCGCAAGGCCCACTTGCTGGTATTCCAATTTCGATTAAGGATCTCTTTGATATTACTGGTGAAGTGACCACTGCTGGTTCCAGGGTTTTGGCCGACACAGAGCCTGCGAGCAAAGATGCGAAGGTGATAGAGAATCTGCGAGCGGCTGGAGCCATTTTCCTTGGTCATACCAATATGACTGAGTTCGCTTATTCCGGTCTTGGTATCAACCCGCACCATGGCACTCCTTTGAATGTCTGGGATCGCCGGATCGGACGTGTGCCAGGTGGGTCTTCTTCTGGTGCCGCCATATCTGTGGCCGAGAATATGGCCATCGCTGCCTTGGGATCTGATACTGGTGGATCCATCCGTATCCCGGCCGCCTTTAATCGGCTTTATGGATTCAAGCCCTCTCTAGATCGGCACTCCATGGATGGCATCTTCCCTTTGTCCAGCTCGCTTGATACCATTGGTGCTATTGCAAGATCTATGGAATGTTGCCGTATTCTGGATCATGTCATGGCTGGTTTGCCCGTACCGGAAGCCAATATACGACCACTTGCCGGGATGCGCTTTGCCATTCTGGAAACCATCGCTCTGGACGGTCTGGATGTGGAAGTGGCCGGCGGTTTTGTACGCGCACTCGAAAAGATGTCTCAGGCTGGCGCGAGATTGGAGAGGGTAAAGATCGATGCAATCAATCGCTTCTCGGATATTGCAGAGCTTGGTTCCTTGGCTGGGCCGGAAGCCTGGCATCTGCATAGAGATTTGATCAGCTCAGATGAGGCAGATTTCGATCCTCGCGTGGCCAGCCGCATTAAGGCGGCTCAATCGATTTCAGCCGCTGATTATATCGAGATGCTGGCTCTGCAAAGAGATATGCAGGAGCGTACACATCTGGCAACTCGTAATTATGATGCAGTTCTGTTGCCTTCTGTGGCAGTTGTTCCGCCAGAGATCAAACCATTGCTCTCATCTGATGATGCTTACATTGAGACCAACCTGAAAGTTCTGCGCAACACTGCCATAGGCAACGTGCTGGGGGTTCCTGCTGCGAGTATTCCGGTGGGAGGAGAAGATACCGCACCAGTGGGCATGATGGTCATGGGTGAGATGGGGCAGGATGCACTGGTACAAGATATTGCACAGAGCATTGATATGGTACTGAATGCAAAATGA
- a CDS encoding TlpA disulfide reductase family protein, with protein sequence MREIITTRRQTLAGLLASCAGLAIGFGPQEAQASSIISPLKKMIEGSTAYQSDKVIELINEKGEESTLDSYQGRFVLVNVWATWCFSCRQEMPDLDALQGKFDPEKLLVMPISVDRKGIDAVMPFYDRTNIKHLPIFLGSGMQAITTFGERGIPFSILLDPEGKEFGRILGPVKWDAEDFIAYLQDKIDHWKPA encoded by the coding sequence ATGAGAGAGATAATCACCACTCGTCGTCAAACCCTGGCCGGGCTATTGGCATCCTGTGCAGGATTGGCCATCGGCTTTGGGCCACAAGAGGCACAAGCATCCAGCATCATCAGTCCGTTGAAAAAAATGATCGAAGGGTCGACCGCCTATCAGAGCGATAAGGTGATTGAACTGATCAACGAGAAGGGCGAGGAAAGCACACTGGATAGCTATCAGGGGCGCTTTGTGCTCGTTAATGTCTGGGCCACATGGTGTTTCTCTTGCCGTCAGGAAATGCCGGATCTGGACGCCTTGCAAGGCAAGTTCGACCCAGAAAAGCTACTTGTCATGCCAATTTCAGTGGATCGCAAAGGTATCGATGCTGTCATGCCATTCTATGATCGCACCAATATCAAACATCTGCCAATTTTTCTTGGTTCAGGCATGCAGGCCATAACCACATTTGGTGAGCGCGGTATTCCGTTTTCCATTTTGCTGGATCCTGAAGGCAAAGAGTTTGGTCGTATCCTGGGGCCGGTCAAATGGGACGCCGAGGATTTTATCGCCTATCTGCAGGATAAAATAGATCATTGGAAGCCTGCTTGA
- a CDS encoding bile acid:sodium symporter family protein, with the protein MNTPLIPLGLAIIMITVGLSVQMQDFRALRKHMSAVSAGLIAQVLILPMLALSIGLVLKLDPVYAIGLVVLAAAPGGITSNFLSVLARGKVALSVSLTVLTNMLAFVTIPVVLSITLLAIAEPSLGEQSTQSLFALPFGRMVIGVLVISALPLALGMTIRHFFPDFSGRIVRQARFVASAIFGAIVVTSFVTEWGSISSHWSVVGPAVILLNCLSIGSALIMSRFFSLTASEAITIAVECGLQNVALALVICQLLLGNSALMVPASIYALVMNISILGLIYIGQSLIKPGTARPVDTL; encoded by the coding sequence GTGAACACTCCCCTTATTCCTTTGGGGCTGGCAATCATCATGATTACTGTCGGCCTGTCGGTACAGATGCAAGACTTTCGAGCCTTGCGCAAGCACATGTCAGCCGTCTCCGCAGGACTTATCGCACAAGTTCTGATCTTGCCAATGCTGGCGTTGAGCATTGGCCTGGTTCTAAAACTTGATCCCGTGTATGCGATAGGCCTTGTGGTTTTGGCTGCAGCACCGGGAGGGATCACATCAAATTTTCTTTCTGTTCTTGCTCGCGGCAAGGTGGCGCTGTCTGTTTCCCTGACCGTGCTGACGAACATGCTGGCCTTTGTGACTATCCCCGTTGTTTTGTCCATAACACTCTTGGCAATCGCAGAGCCATCTCTTGGTGAGCAATCAACTCAATCCCTCTTTGCCCTTCCCTTTGGACGTATGGTGATTGGTGTTCTTGTGATTTCTGCCTTACCTCTTGCTCTGGGAATGACCATTCGGCATTTCTTCCCCGATTTTTCGGGACGGATCGTCAGACAAGCTCGTTTTGTGGCATCCGCTATCTTTGGCGCTATTGTCGTCACATCTTTTGTGACGGAATGGGGATCAATATCCAGCCATTGGTCAGTCGTCGGACCTGCCGTGATCTTGTTGAATTGTCTATCCATTGGTTCTGCCCTGATAATGTCGAGATTCTTCTCTCTAACCGCTTCGGAAGCGATCACAATCGCCGTAGAATGTGGGTTGCAAAATGTCGCCTTGGCCTTGGTCATTTGCCAGCTACTGCTTGGCAATAGTGCGCTGATGGTTCCCGCTTCAATTTATGCCCTCGTAATGAACATTTCGATTCTGGGCCTCATTTACATCGGACAAAGCTTGATCAAACCAGGTACAGCAAGACCTGTAGACACACTCTGA
- a CDS encoding methyl-accepting chemotaxis protein — protein sequence MSILPKRLATKLPVIMVLSVTFLVALLVSVASWMGGNTSVQLTETALQNAARGRTDTVTLYLEQLQGSMQTLASHTDVGDAATELFGGWKVLKDDAPGKLKEIYVDNNPNPENLRHQFVDAKVQGVYYSAAHKKHQPRITKLLKGGMFRDVIFFGKEGNVYYSYRKGPEFTTNISQSGILHEELIAQVQPILKLAKEDPESGYKGNGFTGFVPVNGEITAYMVTPIAKWGRILGAIAFEVNTKELASIIEDKTGLGKTGHIDLVNADLRAISFANKTVEEVPTSENEIALAALTGKTAMDDVAFDGNKYRAVAVPMEVLGTAWAIVVRQNYEELLAPAATLRNSLLALGLGMLVVIGGLATWFIRSAMAPLKTLNDGVTRIAKDDLNVQLPDAKRKDEIGELSRAVEVLRNNAIDRRRLEEQARSEQEERTTRQRAIESMIDGFRSSSNDLLNDVTQNMDTMQQTANGLFGMAENTAAQATSSACASEEASSNVQTVASAAEELASSIEEIKRQVDETANVVNQATEATRHTNEKVSGLSNSAQKIGDVVSLIQDIAEQTNLLALNATIEAARAGEHGKGFAVVASEVKELANQTSKATEEISSQINEIQGATNEAVHAIAGIATTMEQVNEYTNSISVAVDEQGSATFEISQNVTQAANGTQAVAGNMSGLQESVTQTTQSVEQVKESSSNVAERTDRLRNEVDSFLKNVASA from the coding sequence ATGTCAATTTTGCCAAAACGCCTCGCAACCAAATTACCAGTGATCATGGTGCTATCGGTCACTTTTCTGGTTGCTCTTCTCGTTTCTGTTGCGTCCTGGATGGGTGGAAACACGTCAGTTCAACTGACTGAAACAGCATTGCAGAATGCTGCCAGAGGACGAACGGATACGGTCACATTATATCTGGAGCAGCTTCAGGGCAGTATGCAAACTCTGGCCAGTCACACCGATGTTGGTGATGCAGCGACCGAGCTTTTTGGTGGCTGGAAGGTGCTGAAGGATGACGCGCCAGGGAAGCTAAAGGAAATCTATGTAGACAATAATCCAAACCCGGAAAACCTGCGTCATCAGTTCGTCGATGCAAAGGTTCAGGGTGTCTACTATTCCGCCGCTCACAAGAAACATCAACCTCGTATCACAAAGCTTCTGAAGGGTGGCATGTTCCGCGATGTTATTTTCTTTGGCAAAGAGGGTAACGTCTATTACAGCTACCGCAAGGGTCCTGAATTCACGACCAATATCAGTCAATCAGGCATTCTCCATGAAGAGTTGATCGCCCAAGTTCAGCCGATCCTCAAATTGGCCAAGGAAGATCCGGAAAGTGGCTACAAGGGCAATGGCTTTACTGGATTTGTTCCGGTCAACGGAGAAATTACCGCATATATGGTGACACCAATCGCCAAATGGGGACGCATTCTGGGTGCAATAGCCTTCGAGGTGAACACCAAGGAACTGGCGTCTATCATTGAAGATAAGACAGGGCTTGGCAAGACCGGGCACATTGATCTGGTCAATGCAGATTTGCGGGCTATTTCCTTTGCCAACAAAACCGTTGAAGAGGTGCCAACCTCGGAAAATGAAATCGCCTTGGCTGCTCTGACGGGTAAGACTGCCATGGATGATGTTGCTTTTGATGGCAATAAGTATCGTGCAGTTGCCGTTCCGATGGAAGTTCTGGGGACAGCTTGGGCTATTGTGGTTCGGCAGAATTATGAGGAACTGCTGGCGCCAGCTGCGACTTTGCGTAACAGCCTTCTGGCTCTTGGACTTGGCATGTTGGTTGTTATAGGTGGTCTCGCAACCTGGTTTATTAGAAGTGCCATGGCGCCATTGAAGACACTGAACGATGGAGTTACTCGCATTGCGAAAGATGATCTGAATGTTCAGTTGCCTGATGCAAAACGCAAAGACGAAATTGGCGAATTGTCACGGGCCGTTGAAGTGCTGCGTAACAACGCCATTGATCGCAGACGTCTTGAGGAACAGGCTCGCAGCGAACAGGAGGAACGTACCACTCGACAGCGTGCTATTGAAAGCATGATTGATGGTTTCCGTTCCTCTTCCAACGATTTGCTCAATGACGTGACCCAGAATATGGACACCATGCAGCAGACTGCCAATGGCTTGTTTGGTATGGCTGAGAATACTGCAGCCCAGGCAACTTCTTCTGCATGTGCATCTGAAGAAGCATCATCCAATGTTCAAACAGTTGCATCTGCAGCTGAAGAACTGGCGAGTTCCATTGAGGAAATCAAGCGCCAGGTTGATGAAACAGCCAATGTCGTCAATCAGGCTACAGAAGCCACTCGCCATACCAATGAGAAGGTTTCCGGCCTGTCCAACTCTGCTCAGAAAATCGGCGATGTCGTTTCCCTCATTCAGGATATTGCCGAACAGACCAATCTGCTGGCGCTGAATGCCACCATCGAAGCTGCCCGTGCTGGCGAACATGGCAAGGGCTTCGCGGTTGTCGCATCTGAAGTCAAGGAACTGGCGAACCAGACCTCCAAGGCGACCGAGGAAATCTCCTCACAAATCAACGAAATTCAGGGAGCGACCAACGAAGCCGTTCATGCTATCGCTGGCATCGCAACAACAATGGAACAGGTAAACGAATACACCAATTCCATTTCTGTGGCAGTAGATGAACAGGGGTCGGCAACGTTCGAAATTTCTCAGAATGTTACCCAGGCCGCGAATGGAACGCAGGCTGTAGCTGGCAATATGTCAGGCCTTCAGGAATCGGTCACTCAGACCACTCAGTCTGTCGAGCAGGTCAAGGAAAGCTCCTCTAATGTTGCTGAGCGGACAGACCGTTTGCGCAATGAGGTCGACAGTTTCCTCAAGAATGTTGCATCTGCCTGA
- a CDS encoding ABC transporter permease produces the protein MSAKARSGLMLSAGLDLKEAMRSRWFHIYSLVFTGLMVLLISMGITESRVLGFTGLSRLLVTFIQLTMAILPLFVLVTTVRSLVGDREAGTLEYLLSFPIKLSDWYWGKLLGRLFVVVVPIGIALVIAAGFSLIKGHALPYMEIAYYSGLVVSLSLCFLGFAFFLSSIAKSTEFALGLSLLTWLLLVAFLDLILIGVLIRENFDPDFVLAIALANPLQTFRTAAMILFDPQLVLLGPAAFLILDNFGSQGYVFWALAYPSALGLIFAALGFWRMRSGDLV, from the coding sequence ATGTCTGCCAAAGCTCGTTCCGGCTTGATGCTCAGTGCTGGTCTGGATTTGAAAGAAGCCATGCGCTCGCGCTGGTTCCATATCTACTCGTTGGTCTTTACCGGCCTGATGGTCCTTCTCATCTCCATGGGCATCACCGAATCACGTGTTCTGGGCTTTACCGGCTTGTCACGCCTGCTGGTGACTTTCATTCAGCTCACCATGGCCATTTTGCCTTTGTTCGTTCTGGTTACCACCGTGCGTTCTCTGGTGGGAGATCGTGAGGCTGGTACGCTGGAATATCTCCTTTCCTTCCCGATCAAACTATCCGACTGGTATTGGGGCAAGTTGCTGGGCCGCTTGTTCGTGGTGGTGGTGCCAATTGGTATCGCTCTGGTCATCGCTGCTGGTTTCAGTCTGATCAAAGGCCATGCCTTACCCTATATGGAGATTGCTTATTATAGCGGCTTGGTAGTCTCACTCTCTCTTTGCTTTCTTGGCTTTGCCTTCTTCCTCTCTTCTATCGCCAAGAGCACAGAATTTGCACTTGGCCTGTCGCTACTCACCTGGCTCTTGCTGGTCGCATTCCTTGATCTGATCTTGATTGGTGTTTTGATCCGAGAAAATTTTGATCCGGACTTCGTGCTTGCGATTGCACTTGCCAATCCATTGCAAACCTTCCGTACGGCCGCCATGATCCTTTTTGACCCACAGCTGGTTCTGCTTGGCCCTGCAGCCTTCCTGATTTTGGACAATTTCGGATCACAAGGCTATGTTTTCTGGGCACTGGCCTACCCAAGCGCCTTGGGCCTGATCTTTGCTGCTCTTGGCTTCTGGCGCATGCGATCGGGAGATCTCGTCTAG
- the pcaF gene encoding 3-oxoadipyl-CoA thiolase, giving the protein MTQAFICDYIRTPIGRFGGALSTVRADDLAAIPLKALMERNSSVDWEAIDDVILGNANQAGEDNRNVARMAVLLSGMPQSVPGTTVNRLCGSGMDAIMMCARAIKAGEAEIMIAGGAESMSRAPFVMPKATSAFSRNAEIYDTTIGWRFVNKLMKKQFGIDSMPETAENVAEDFAVSREDQDAFAGRSQDKAIKAQESGRFAEEITSVTIPQRKGDPVVVEHDEHIRRGTTVEGLAKLKAPFREGGTVTAGNASGVNDGAAGLIIASEQAVEKYGLKPIARILGGATAGLAPRIMGFGPAPASKKLMARLELTIDDFDVIELNEAFASQGLAVMRDLGLPDDAEQVNPNGGAIALGHPLGMSGARITGTAALQLRKNGGKRALATMCIGVGQGIAIAIEAV; this is encoded by the coding sequence ATGACGCAAGCATTCATTTGTGATTATATCCGCACGCCTATTGGCCGCTTCGGTGGCGCTCTTTCTACCGTACGGGCAGACGATCTCGCAGCTATTCCGTTGAAAGCACTTATGGAGCGCAACAGTTCTGTTGATTGGGAAGCCATTGATGATGTGATCTTGGGCAATGCCAATCAGGCAGGTGAGGACAATCGCAATGTGGCCCGTATGGCCGTATTGTTGTCTGGAATGCCGCAGTCTGTTCCCGGTACAACAGTCAATCGTCTCTGTGGCTCTGGGATGGATGCCATCATGATGTGCGCCCGTGCCATAAAGGCGGGAGAAGCTGAGATCATGATCGCAGGAGGTGCAGAATCCATGTCACGCGCTCCTTTTGTCATGCCAAAAGCAACAAGCGCCTTCTCTCGCAATGCTGAGATCTACGACACCACGATTGGTTGGCGCTTTGTAAACAAGCTGATGAAGAAGCAGTTCGGGATCGATTCCATGCCTGAGACCGCAGAGAATGTTGCAGAAGATTTTGCAGTTTCGCGCGAAGATCAGGATGCATTTGCAGGGCGTTCCCAAGACAAGGCAATCAAAGCTCAGGAATCAGGTCGTTTTGCCGAAGAAATCACTTCGGTCACCATACCTCAGCGTAAAGGAGATCCTGTTGTCGTAGAGCATGATGAGCATATCCGTCGTGGAACAACGGTGGAAGGGTTGGCAAAATTGAAAGCACCATTTCGCGAGGGGGGGACTGTTACCGCCGGTAATGCGTCCGGCGTTAATGATGGCGCTGCAGGCCTGATCATTGCATCAGAACAGGCCGTTGAGAAGTATGGGTTAAAGCCGATAGCGAGAATTCTGGGCGGAGCGACTGCTGGTTTGGCTCCACGTATCATGGGGTTTGGCCCGGCACCAGCTTCGAAAAAACTCATGGCCCGCTTGGAACTGACAATTGATGATTTCGATGTCATCGAGTTGAATGAAGCCTTCGCCTCTCAAGGCTTGGCCGTGATGCGTGATCTGGGACTGCCGGATGACGCAGAGCAGGTCAACCCCAATGGAGGAGCCATCGCGTTGGGGCACCCCCTTGGAATGTCAGGGGCCCGGATTACAGGCACAGCCGCTCTGCAATTGCGTAAGAATGGCGGAAAACGGGCGTTGGCAACGATGTGTATCGGTGTGGGGCAGGGGATTGCGATTGCTATCGAAGCAGTCTAG
- a CDS encoding SCO family protein, with product MVHTSNFLRSLSKKWTRHVVLSGVVASMVLTGMQPTQSVSPAMAAPQLILGSGNVDSDKPRRPFMLETGMGETFGDQDLLGKFTLIYFGYTFCPDVCPTSMMTMTDILNQLGDDAKVITPIFISVDPDRDTLAILRDYANAFHPKIIGMTGPKVMVDAAVDAYNARYKFIPSEDGDPMGYSVDHTASIAFVGPNGRIVTRFGHGKPLDEILFEIKATLSQHQKLVKILKEKAK from the coding sequence ATGGTCCATACTTCCAACTTCTTACGTTCACTGTCGAAAAAATGGACGAGGCATGTTGTGCTGTCAGGTGTGGTGGCAAGCATGGTGTTGACCGGAATGCAACCGACCCAATCTGTATCTCCAGCAATGGCAGCCCCTCAGCTGATCCTGGGATCTGGCAATGTCGATAGCGACAAGCCACGCCGTCCATTCATGCTGGAAACCGGGATGGGGGAGACGTTCGGTGATCAGGATTTGTTGGGCAAGTTCACCCTGATTTATTTCGGTTATACGTTCTGCCCTGATGTTTGCCCGACATCCATGATGACCATGACGGACATTCTCAATCAGTTAGGGGATGATGCCAAAGTCATCACGCCCATCTTCATCTCTGTTGATCCAGATCGCGATACTCTGGCTATCTTGCGCGATTATGCGAATGCATTTCACCCAAAGATCATCGGTATGACCGGGCCAAAAGTAATGGTCGATGCTGCGGTCGATGCCTACAACGCCCGATACAAGTTCATTCCAAGCGAAGATGGAGATCCGATGGGGTATTCGGTCGACCATACGGCTTCCATCGCCTTTGTCGGTCCCAATGGTCGCATTGTGACCCGCTTCGGTCATGGTAAACCGCTTGATGAAATCCTCTTCGAGATCAAGGCAACGCTTTCCCAGCATCAGAAACTGGTCAAGATTTTAAAAGAAAAAGCCAAATAG
- a CDS encoding pentapeptide repeat-containing protein produces MMVQTKPNTGFKALIACGAIIMTSACASAADCANPAPNDDLTVCTELKGKVFSNCDLSGAKFTGMDLRNTRFEKCKLDGADFSAATLKWASFKHSSLVGANFTKADLFHTNMNETDISKGIFIKAFMFGTNLNFAKARDVTFDTANMKDINMEETDFSGSTFKDAYMLRAVSYQVNFTDAKLDGAVLTGATFEEGNFTRTSMVGVNLDGASLEGSRFDKAILKGATFKNAVLDDVVWQDVVEPPAHLKLP; encoded by the coding sequence ATGATGGTTCAAACCAAACCAAATACAGGTTTCAAAGCCCTGATAGCCTGCGGTGCAATTATCATGACTTCTGCCTGTGCAAGTGCGGCAGATTGCGCGAATCCTGCACCCAATGACGATTTGACGGTGTGCACAGAGTTGAAAGGCAAGGTCTTTTCCAATTGTGATCTGTCCGGCGCGAAATTTACTGGCATGGATTTACGCAATACGCGTTTTGAGAAATGCAAACTGGATGGGGCAGATTTCTCGGCGGCTACTCTGAAATGGGCATCCTTCAAGCATAGTTCGCTTGTTGGTGCCAATTTCACCAAAGCTGATCTGTTTCACACCAACATGAATGAAACGGATATTTCCAAAGGCATCTTCATCAAGGCATTCATGTTCGGCACCAATCTTAATTTTGCAAAGGCACGTGACGTAACGTTTGATACGGCCAATATGAAAGACATCAATATGGAAGAGACTGATTTCTCGGGGTCGACTTTCAAAGATGCTTATATGCTGCGTGCAGTCTCTTATCAGGTCAATTTCACTGACGCGAAACTGGATGGGGCAGTACTGACAGGTGCTACCTTCGAGGAAGGCAATTTTACGCGCACCAGTATGGTCGGCGTCAATCTTGACGGAGCAAGTCTTGAAGGCTCCAGGTTTGACAAGGCAATTCTAAAGGGTGCAACATTTAAGAATGCTGTATTGGACGATGTTGTCTGGCAAGATGTCGTTGAGCCACCAGCACATCTCAAACTGCCTTAA
- a CDS encoding anthranilate synthase: MTVHQTDTSSIDFIEDGLYLTEGGIEVIRQVGKDDFATALDTILSQLDERRGVVLSSNYEYPGRYTRWEVGFVDPPLAVTARGRSMTIEALNDRGVVLVPAINRELKDLPELKSYMADDTRIELVVREPEGSFTEEDRSRIPSVFSIVRALIGLFKSGQDAQLGLYGAFGYDLAFQFDPIEMQLQRPSDQRDLVLYLPDDLLIVDLYAEEAYRYRYDFAYEGNTTEDIERQITSEPFQRSFENLPRGDHEKGEYAEVARKAVEYFKRGDLFECVPGQTFYERVDCNPSAISRRLQEINPSPYGFMINLGDQEYLVGASPEMFVKVSDGTLVETCPISGTIKRGKDPIEDSEQILKLLNSKKDESELTMCSDVDRNDKSRVCVPGSVRVKGRRQIELYSRLIHTVDHIEGRLREGLDALDAFLSHAWAVTVTGAPKLWAMDFIEKHEKSPRAWYGGAIGMIGFDGNMNTGLTLRTIRIKDGVAQVRAGATLLYDSCPEDEEAETELKASAMRAAIRDAARPQSDIGAAEAPKSGEGLKILLVDHQDSFVHTLANYFRQTGAEVVTVRSPVADQVFEKVQPDLVVMSPGPGNPQHFGTNETITKARARKLPIFGVCLGLQAITEAFGGELDQLDIPMHGKPSRIDVEPKGVFEGLEDQIVVGRYHSLFANRDKLPDDLRITASTEDGIIMAIEHVSEPISAVQFHPESIMSLGGNAGMVMIENVVRQTKAFAKKS; the protein is encoded by the coding sequence ATGACTGTTCATCAGACAGACACTTCATCCATTGATTTTATAGAAGATGGTCTCTACCTGACCGAAGGTGGGATCGAAGTGATCCGGCAGGTCGGCAAGGATGATTTCGCTACCGCTCTGGATACCATCCTTTCGCAATTGGATGAACGACGTGGGGTCGTTCTGTCCTCCAACTATGAATATCCCGGTCGGTATACTCGTTGGGAAGTTGGTTTTGTCGATCCTCCGTTGGCCGTTACAGCCCGTGGTCGTTCAATGACGATTGAGGCGTTGAATGACCGTGGTGTCGTACTTGTTCCAGCGATTAATCGAGAGTTGAAAGACCTGCCGGAACTGAAATCCTACATGGCGGATGACACCAGAATTGAGTTGGTCGTTAGGGAGCCCGAAGGTAGTTTCACAGAGGAAGATCGTAGCCGCATCCCATCCGTTTTCAGCATCGTGCGAGCACTGATTGGTCTCTTTAAATCCGGACAAGATGCGCAACTTGGGCTCTATGGAGCATTTGGTTATGATCTTGCTTTCCAGTTCGATCCCATCGAGATGCAGCTTCAGCGTCCGTCGGATCAGCGCGATCTGGTGCTTTATCTTCCAGATGATTTGCTGATCGTCGACCTCTATGCTGAAGAAGCCTATCGCTATCGCTACGACTTCGCCTATGAAGGCAACACGACGGAAGATATCGAGCGGCAGATCACAAGCGAGCCATTCCAACGGTCTTTTGAAAATCTTCCACGTGGCGATCATGAAAAGGGCGAATATGCAGAAGTCGCTCGCAAGGCCGTTGAGTATTTCAAACGTGGCGATTTGTTTGAATGTGTGCCCGGCCAGACTTTCTATGAGCGGGTAGACTGCAACCCTTCCGCTATCTCGCGTCGCCTGCAGGAGATCAACCCATCACCTTACGGCTTCATGATCAATCTGGGTGACCAGGAATATCTGGTGGGCGCCAGCCCTGAAATGTTTGTCAAAGTCAGTGATGGTACATTGGTCGAGACTTGCCCGATCTCGGGTACCATTAAACGAGGTAAGGATCCCATCGAAGATAGCGAGCAAATCTTGAAGCTACTCAACTCCAAAAAAGATGAGAGCGAGCTGACAATGTGCTCAGATGTGGATCGTAATGACAAAAGTCGCGTCTGCGTTCCCGGGTCCGTTCGTGTCAAGGGGCGTCGTCAGATCGAGCTTTATTCCCGCCTCATTCATACTGTTGATCATATTGAAGGTCGCTTGAGAGAAGGGTTGGATGCTCTTGATGCATTCTTGTCTCATGCTTGGGCGGTGACGGTCACAGGTGCACCAAAGCTATGGGCCATGGACTTCATCGAGAAACATGAAAAATCTCCGCGAGCCTGGTATGGCGGTGCCATAGGCATGATTGGCTTCGATGGAAACATGAATACAGGTCTGACCCTGCGTACCATTCGCATCAAGGATGGTGTGGCTCAGGTGCGGGCCGGGGCGACTTTGCTCTATGATTCCTGCCCGGAAGACGAAGAGGCTGAGACAGAATTGAAGGCTTCTGCGATGCGAGCGGCAATTCGCGATGCAGCACGACCACAAAGCGATATCGGTGCTGCCGAAGCTCCCAAGTCTGGAGAAGGCTTGAAAATTCTGCTCGTCGATCATCAGGACAGCTTTGTCCATACACTTGCCAACTACTTCCGGCAAACCGGTGCCGAGGTCGTCACGGTGCGATCTCCTGTTGCAGACCAGGTGTTTGAGAAGGTGCAGCCTGATTTGGTGGTGATGTCACCAGGGCCGGGTAATCCGCAACATTTTGGAACGAATGAGACCATCACCAAGGCCCGGGCTCGCAAGTTGCCAATCTTTGGTGTGTGTCTGGGATTGCAAGCTATCACCGAAGCCTTTGGAGGTGAGTTGGATCAGCTTGACATTCCGATGCATGGCAAACCTTCTCGTATCGATGTGGAGCCAAAAGGCGTGTTCGAAGGTCTGGAAGATCAGATCGTGGTGGGGCGTTATCATTCTCTCTTTGCCAATCGTGACAAATTGCCAGACGATCTGCGTATTACCGCAAGCACGGAAGATGGCATTATCATGGCAATTGAACATGTTAGTGAGCCAATCAGCGCCGTTCAGTTTCATCCGGAATCCATCATGTCTCTTGGTGGCAATGCTGGTATGGTCATGATCGAGAACGTCGTGCGTCAGACAAAAGCCTTTGCGAAAAAGAGTTGA